Part of the Chelmon rostratus isolate fCheRos1 chromosome 13, fCheRos1.pri, whole genome shotgun sequence genome is shown below.
aggaaaaataatgtaaaagaCATAacttaaagcaaaacaaaacttccCTTCTTTCAGATCGAGAGGATCCAGAACCCTGTATTGTGGAAAAGCCTGCAGATCAAGAAGCGTGACATGGAGCAGAGAAACGGCCATCAGAACAACGAGAAACGTCTCTTCCATGGCACCAGCCATGACACTGTGGCCTACATCAACGAACATGGCTTCAACAGGAGTTACGCAGGGAAGAATGGTGAGAAGTTTATGTTGAAAATGTGGGACAATGTTTAACCAGACATGAGGAAACTATAGCAAGAATCTCACAGATTAACTCAAtatctttctgctgcttttccattttcagctACTTGTTACGGCAAAGGCACATACTTTGCTGTCAGTGCTAGTTACTCTGCCAGTAACACCTACTCCCAGCCCAATCAGAATGGGGAGAAGTGCATGTACCTGTGCCGAGTGCTGACGGGGGATTACACCGCTGGACACCAAAATATGATCGTGCCACCAGCCAAGGGTGCCACCTCCATTCAGAAGTACGACAGTGTCGTGGACAACGTGGCCAAACCCACCATGTTCATTATCTTCCATGACAGCCAGGCTTATCCCGAATATTTGATTACATTCAAGTGACACAGCCATGCACTGaactaacaaaaacaaatgcctTATAACAAACAACTCTTCACCAGTTATTAGCTAgttaacatgtttgttttctcatccaCTTAAGGTACTTGGTTTAAATTTACTATGAGCATGATACAAGCAATCAGCAATGATCACAGTGGTCAGTCATGGAAGTATTGATGGACCTGTATAGTGCCTTGAAAACATCTCTGTAAACAATAATCTTTCAAGAGGAACGTGAAGAATGGGGGGAAAATGAGAGGATTGCCGAAATAGTTTTGACTACTGCTACTATGTAATGCACTTTGTTATTGCACTTAGAGCTGGGATGCGGATGGAAAGTACCTGCTCCATTCCAGGAAATCGTGATAATAAAAGTTCTCAGTGTGCGCATGTCTAAATCAGGTTAACAATCAGTTTTGGTTTTGAAAGTAAAATTGACACTGAACTGCTGTTCCAATAATCAAGCCTGTACAAATAAAAGTTCATACAAGGACACtaatttttgactgttttctacTTTATTTAAAGTTTATTACTGACTACATTTGTGTCCACATCCTGTTGTACTGAAGCAGGCTCAACTTATTgttaattgtttgtgtgtgagcctCAACACAAGCTTCACTCCAAAAACTTCAAGTTTAGGCCATGAGGTGTCAGTAGAACCAGACTAGTTAAGTTAATTAAATAAAACCTCTGCCACTGCATCTTTTTTAAAGTGGTGGCATTTTGTGCATAATAAATAAAGCTCTGTATTTGCAAATAAACATTGGAATGCTATACTTTGCCATGATTTCCATAAAGTTTGTAAGTGTAAGATCATTAACTTTTTCAAGCCTGAATACTGTATGCAGAATATGACCATTATCTGAGATAGTATGACAGTATGGCTCCACCTGCAGGTCTTCCTGCAGAATTACTACCTTGACTGTTATCTCTATTTGCCAAGTTATAAAGGCTTGGATTTAGGGCTTTGCAGATAACAAATATGGCAAACTACTGCTGTTTTACCAGTCACATAGGACAATAATATTGGATTAGTCACAAAAACATTAGGCTACAATAATAATATCCGACAACAAAACTGCCGATGTCTCcaaaagaaaattaatggaaaaatacatagtataaaaatagaataaagttATAAAAGGCACGAAGAAATGAggaacaagaaaagaaaaatagtcCCACACAACATAAGGTTGCCCTTTCGCATTCATTTTTAGGGTGGaattcctttttttgttgtggaGCGCATTCCCCACCCATGGGCGCAGGTGTGCATACCTGTCGTTTGGAAGTGTCAAACGCGGAAGTGTTAGTACAAGATTCATTATACAACTGTTGCGGTGTGCAGTTGGTTTGTCTTCAGCGTTTGCTTTCTTTTAAACCGAAATAAGGAAACAATCATAAATCTGTTCAGGCTATCGAGCTGAAACAGCTCTTTCGGAGGTGAGGAACCAGGCTCCAGCGGAAGTCCGACCCGATGGCATCCGCCGGACAGATGTATCCGAGCGGCCCGGCGGAGGGAGCGCGGCCCGGGGAAAGTCTGACGGTCCCCGGCGGCCCGGAGAAGCTGAACTCCTCCGCGGTCAATCGTATGCTGATGGAGTTCTTAATGTACTTTGGCCGAGCCGTGTTCGTCTTCTATCCGGTGTATCTGACAGGATACCTGGGCCTCAGTGTCAGCTGGGTGCTGCTGTGCATGGTGATGATCACCTGGTGGAAGAAGAACCGCCAGTGGAAGGACGCTCGGATCGGAACCGCCATCGAATTCGTGGACAATGAAACACATGTGGTCAACAAGGAGCTGCAAAGTGCCTTACAGATGGCATCATGGGTATGTATTGTATTAACATGCGATACATGCAATCACAGACTTTTTGTTTCTGAGCATCTTTACAGAGGCAGTAGGTGTGAACTGCCTTGCTTAAGGGCACTTCAGCAACAAGGCAGCAAAGGGATTCAACTGAGAGCGCTCCAGTCATCGAAGGCCCAACCTCAAAcctgtttttgctgtgtttttggaggCACTGATATCTCTGCTAGTCAGACAAGCAAACGCCAAGCATGCAGCCAAACAGCATCCCATAACACTGAACACGCTTTCTGTCACTTTGACTGAAATCCACTTTATTTGCATGACAGCCAGACTCAGCCTGAAGCTCCAGGGTCCTCTCAGGGATGGGCTGAGCCAGCCGAAAGCACTTTCATTCTGCAGGACACATTTGGTTACGCCACACCCGCTCCAGCAGTGACTCATGGGAACTAAGAAGGGAGAGACAGTCAGATGGGATCTTCTAATGTCAGAGGAATGTCATATATGCACAGTGAATGTGAAATCACACTGCGTTTTAATGGTGGGGGCAGTTGGTGTCTTGCATCTGATGATGATGGCATACTTCATTTAGATAGATTTCCATTTTAAGATATGCAGATTTATGATTTCCACCTAATGTAAAAACCGGCTATATCAGTGGATCTTATTTTACCTCATTTATAGGTCTTGAAAAAGTGTACATAGTGTTTTCCCTCTTTAACATCTTCAGGCAGAACTCACTTAAATTTGCATGATGAAAGTTTAATAATTACTGACATGATTAGGTCCTCCGTCGCCGCCACCCTGCATGCCTTTCACCTCACTtcatgatctttttttttttttttcaaaggtcCACTTTCCTGATGTTGAGAAAGTCGACTGGGTTAACAAGGTACAGTATCTCACTTGACCTCTTTCTGGTTTTATGGGTTCCCATCGTGGTAGAAGTCACATGGCCTGAATCTGAATGTGTTCAGTGTACATGAAAAGGTAGAGGCTGCAGTCAAGGTGCAGACTGTGTGGATTCTGGCAGTCAGGGTGGGCAGGGTGTGAACCTCCATGACTATGCTGTGCCCTGCCGAGATGAATGGGCCCAAAGCAACATACAGACTGCACCAGTTTTCAGCTGTAttggtttatttttctgtaaattaaAACATGCTATAAAAACACTTTCATGCACAATGCCtctaaaagtgaaagtgaaattttctttgctgtttgatGAGGTGGAATCAAggtgttttagctctgttttgctttgtACGTTCAGGTGTTGGAGCAGGCCTGGCCTTTCTTTGGGATGTACATGGAGAAGCTCCTTAAAGAAAACATCCAGCCAGCTGTGCGGCTCTCCAGCCCCGCGCTCAAAACCTTCACCTTTACCAAGATCCACTTTGGACACATAGTGAGTTTGTATTTAGTTTACAGTTGTCCTCCATAACTTTTAAAGCCATTAACCTAATATTATCCTGTTTTTATGAGAAACAGCACACCCCTGTGATTTATACGGAAATGATGCCATCACACCTGTATCTGTTAAACTGAGAGAGTGTAGTGTCATATTAAAGGTGGTTGAGGAGGTTCCTTTAAAATGTCTCCCTGATTCCAGCCTCTCAGGATCACTGGAATGAAAGTGTACACACATGAAGTGGATCACCGGGAGGTGATCCTGGACTTGAATATCAGGTTGGTTCAGTTCTCTTTTCAGAGCTGTTTCTATGTTGCAGAAATGTGACCTGTATACTGTGTAACTCTGAGCAAGAGTCCTGTTCATTTTACAGTTATGAAGGTGATGTGGACATCGACACTGTGGTGAaggagccaatcacagctgggGTCAAAGGACTTAAAGTGGGCAACTCTTTTTTCGGTATTCTCTGCATTACcctcatcgtcatcatcgtTGTATGTGTTTACTAGTGGTGTAAAAACTGTCCTGAATCTTGCAGCTCAAGGGGATGCTGAGGGTCATTTTGGAGCCGCTCATTGGCGAAGCACCACTGGTGGGAGGCgtcaccttttttttcattcGCCGCCCCGTGAGTGCAGATTTTCATTAGCTCGCTGTCATTGATTCATCTGTGCCATTAGCCAAGTTTATCTTATCTAAGATCCTTTTCAGTCCCTAGAAATCAACTGGACTGGCATGACCAACCTCTTGGACAGCCCTGCCTTCAGGTTAGCTTCCACAGAAAACCCTCTGACCATAACAATGCCGGTCCTTTGTGATTGGCCTAAACGGAGCCTGAGCGGTCACCCCAGCATTTTGCTGTGTGGTTGTCTGGTTGTCTCATCTCATCTGTCCCCTTCCAGTTCATTGTCTGAGGAGACCATCATGGACATCATTGCCTCGCTCATGGTGTTGCCCAACCGCATGTGTGTGCCCCTCATAGACCAGGTCAAAGTGGACCAGATGAGGTTCCCGCTACCTCGCGTATGtcaaatatgcttatttgcatCTTCATCTTATCACCTGCATTTACTCGCATTGTTAAATACTGTTACGACACATGTTTTAGGAAAAAAGTCCccttccaaaataaaagctcctATGATTTGGATGCACTTTTTATATGTAGGTGAAGATTTAGTCTTGGTTGATATTGTTAGTTTGACTCCTGCTCTCCTTGTCTGCTCCTCAGGGCGTGGTGAGGGTCCACCTGCTGGAGGCCAGAGACCTGGTGGCTAAGGACACGTACATGATGGGTTTAGTGAAAGGCAAATCAGACCCCTATGCAACACTCAGAGTCGGCAACCggcattttaaaagcaagaCCATCAAAGAGAATTTGAACCCCAGGTGGAATGAAGTGTATGAGGTACAGTAACTGTCAGTCATATTAGCTGCATTTCTGTGCTTTGCTTTCAATAATATGATTACTCTGTTATTCAGCTACTTTATGGACTTTAAAATTGCTTTAAAACACCTAGATAAACTTGTAAATGCATGATAGTTAAGCCTGAACTGCACTGTTTTTCATACTGTGTAATCCTGCAGCATTCCATGACACGTGTCCTAGTTAGTgaaaggcagagctgaagaTAAATACACTCTGTCTCCGGTTGCATTAAAGAGTTACTCAGATTACTGTTAGCAACTCATTATTTGAAAGCCGAGCTTGTCTCCAGCAcgtgactgtgtttgtttgaggttttcatcattttcatcatctgaCATCCCTTTTCGATTTGTAATCTGCCAAAGCCTTCGAATCGAGTCGAACCGACGTCGACTGCCCCGCCTGAAACACACTAGATAACATCCACCTTTTCTCCATCTGTGCGCAGTTTGTCGTCCACGAGGCCCCAGGGcaagagctggagctggagctctATGATGAGGACACAGATAAAGACGACTTCATTGGAAGGTAAGAATATAGTAACGGCACAAACAAAGAGTTTCTAAAGCATTACTCATTATCCCTTTATGgcactgcaataaaaaaacacaaaggaaggaATTTTAATGGCATGCTCTCATCATTAACATTAGTGCCATGATTActatgtattatattattattattgttgctatTTATATGCAGGTAACATGTACTATATTTGAATAATGTTTTGTATCCTCAGTCTCAGCCTCAACAGTTAATATGATTATTTGGTTGAAAATATGCAGCACAGTAGCTTGTCTTTTGGGAAAACAGCTGAGTGGTGTTGTGGGATAGGTGAGAAGTATGAGTGCATATGGTATCAAAATATATTAGTTTGAAATGCTGTGAGCCTTCACTCTTCAGTGCGATCAGTTTTGATTACTGTCACCTTAGGTATCACCTTGATTTGGGAGAAGTAAAGAGGGACAAACAAATGGACCAGGTGAGCTTTTATTTAACATCGTGGACACGCTGAATAAAGCGTTTTGTGCCTGGTAAGAATagttttttctctgcagagggAAAAACGTTCCTTTGCCAGCTTCACAGGACAGTATTGTTTCCTACTCTTTCAATTGCAGATGAAATGTCTTGCAGCAGCAGCGTTTTTTTAGAGTGGAAAAAGCTTTTAAATGCTAATGCAATCCCCTCGCTGTTGTAGTGGTTTCCACTGGAAGGGGTCCAGAATGGAGAAGTTCACCTCAAACTCCAGTGGTTTTCCCTGAAGACCGACCCCAGCCTGCTGACGGAGGTGACCTCATTGTTGcttgttttagtttattttcactAACCTTTGCATTCAGTATCTTCAGGCTCTTATTCTACTTGGTGAGTTACTGGGCCAGCAGTTAGTCAGCCGTGTCAATCATGTATTACTCTCTTCCAGACTTCAGACGGCCTTGCTTGTGCTATGCTTGCACTGTATCTGGACAATGCGTCAAACCTACCAGTAAGTGGCCTCTGATAGGGACTACTGTTGAGATGCATCATGGAAAGATGAATGTGCCGATGTGTGTTCTTGCGTTTTGCTTCAGAAAGACCACAGTGAGATCACAGAGCATCACAAACACGGGAAGCGCTCAAAGGACACTCGGGTAAGACGAGAGCTTTTTTAAAGCTTACGGTATTGTTGCATAAGGCTGTGACTCCAGCTGCCCTCCCTCCACCTATCCTCCTaagaaggagctgagctggCGTTAGGGACCCCAGGCTCTCAGAGACCCCATTTTCACTGTGTCACCGCTGGTTTGCTGTTTGATTAATTGCcaattttttttgtgaatattcAGCACTTAAGTGCAACATTTGCCCTTGAGAAGGAGGGTAACTGCCTTACACTTCAGCTCTTCTGTAtcttgatgtaaaaaaaaaaaaaaaagcctcagtCAGATCAGATGTTTGCTGTTAGTGCTCCATGTTCACTTGTCCCTCAGCATAGCTggtatttcctgtttgtctggcGAATGCCTGTCATGGTATGTGGGTGTGTTATTACCAGCCTGTGTTGAACTTGTCAGATTTCTTCCTTAATCTGAGGCTTGTTCAGGCTCAGTTTGCCAGCATAAAGAAACGCAGACGTGCTGATTGAACAGTGAAGACACACTGAAGTGAGAACATAAATCAATATAATATATATCAGATTATATCTATAGTCATACATCTACACTATACATCTCTCTAAAGGTAATGTAGGCTGACAGATCACCTAACAGCTTCTGTGACAAACATTTTACCTCCTCACACATGTACCTATGCTATAAACCCCTCTACCTGGTAATTCATTTGACCCAGACCTGTGAAACATGTGTTTCAGTAGCAGCCATTGCCTCtgactgccctctgctggtgattGTATGAAAATACAGTCATAAAGTGAAGTGGGAAAGACATGTGATCATCCTGAACTACGTACATATTTACTGTGATGTGGTTGTAGCTATTATTTAgtttaaataacaataataacaacaacaatggtaatttaattttattatttattttttttatttctaactCCAGACAGTCTCAGCCCAAATATTGCATTCAATGATGGAACAACTGCATCAGCgtctgaatattttcattccCCCTTGGACTGTTGGTAAAATGACAGTCAGACATGCTCACGCTAGCATGCTATCTGTGTCTACCACCAGTAGCATTCACATTCTTCATTTactctgttcttctctgttttttgcCAGAGTAAACATCTGTTTCATGTGTTGCGGAGGGTGTGGTGTGTCTGCAGTGCATTAGGGATGGAATGCGTAACCTAGCAAAGGCAACAGGCTGCTTGTAGACAAACTCCCAGTGTTATTTTCTTGCTATTGGCCTTTTGTAGTGAGTGAAAGCATCATTTTAATAATGACTGCCTCACTgatttgctctgttttcagctCACAAAGAGAACTTCTGGCCCAAACTCCTTTGTGGAATTTTCCATTGATGAAGAAGTTCAAAAAAGCAAGGTACAGCACTCACTTTatcacattaatgcagcattttctctTTAACTCAAGAGATCTGTGAAGTCATATCTGTTAATTACTGCTCATGCTGGTATTTTAGCACTGTACAAGAGAGCAGACTTGTAAAATAGATAGAAATAATTTTAAGTTGTCATGGCTGCGGCCGTGTTTCTTCCCTTTCCGTAGGTTGTGTATGCATCTAAAGACCCGGTGTGGGAGGAGGGCTTTACCTTCTTTGTGCATAACGTCCAAACACAGCGACTCATGGTGCAGGTTTGTcaatttatattttacacaccAAACATTTCTCTACCCAGCAGAATCAAAAACCTTTGTTTCTCCATGTTTGTGATAATTACTTTTGAAAATCtcaaaaatgtgaattaaagttgatttcttttagtttatttacacatttttctgttttgactgcaaattagcaaatgccacagtatgtgtgtggctGGACAGTCTGATCAGAAGTTTAGTGGTGACGAAGGCGTCATTATTATAAGAGGCTTGAAATTTAAATGAAGATCATCATATTTAGAAATGATCAGTCTTATTTTTTGTATTCATCCCTATAAACCTGTACGTATCAACATTTATTGCACCGAACTGGAAGCTGAAAAATAGGAAACACCAATGTTATAATCGCTGGATGAAACGAAATCTCTCTCAGTCAGGTGAATATCCTCAGGAGATATAAAACAATTTCCACTCACTGCTTGAATAGTTTGATTTTGTGTTCTTGTGGTCCAGGTCAAAGAGCATGAGAAGAAGACTCCGCTTGGCGTTCTCAACTTGCCCCTGACTCGCCTCCTCAACACCTCCGACATGACTCTGGACCAGCGCTTCCTGCTGGAGCGCTCCGGAGCGAACAGCCAGATCAAGATGAAAGCCATTCTCAGGGTGGGTGCAAAACGCTGGCAAGCGACACACACAAGTTTAGTACATAGCAACTCACATTACACACAGATCAAGCCCATCACACATTCAGTACAAAGATATGATCGCACATACCAAAACGCCAGTCAGTTACTTCCTGTTCAAAGCTAACAGTCTGTCATCTAATGTAAATTAGCATTTTGCTGCCATCTATTTCCAGTTGAAATAAGTCAATGTTATTCAGCCAACACCTACATACACTGTGTCACTGATGATAGCCATGTCATCAAACCCACAATAGATTCTTACTCTGGAAAAGCCTCCACCTAAGATCATCCTCAACCCTCCTCCACAAGTCAAACAAGGAGGACCACAGAGCAACCAAGGAGGTAACGCCCCAGAATCCTCTGCAGCACTTTCCTCCAGCACCGTCCAGTTCTCATCTCCGACCCAGCCCGCTGACTCCCACAACGGCCTTCGTGACGACTATTCAGCTCACCGCCGTGGCTCCCTCGCGGCTTCCGAAACCTCGCGGCCGGCTCCTTCCACCACGTCAAACATGCGTCGGTTCGACTCCCACAGCCTGCTGTCAGAGAACTCCATCGCTTCGTCGCGTTTCGACATTTCAGAGGGAGCCTCGTATCCAGAGTGAGTCTGTAGTTTTGTTTCGTGCGCGCTGACGTCTAACCTGATGTCTCAAGCCAACTATAGCGAGAGTTATATAATAAAAGTGACGTTTACAGATGCTTTGATCACTACAGGGCCATCAGGAAACATCAGGGTTCATTTGGGGAGATCCACCTGACTGTACGCTACGCCACCCTGAGGAACAAACTCATCATCATGGTTAACGGCTGCAGGTACAtcagagaaatgcagcagaaTATTTGGTCAACTGAGCTCTGAACACATTTTAGATCACCAGAAATTCACACTTCGGTTCCTGTGTGATGGCATTAAAAAGCAACTTTAACGGGTCATTTGTTGATATACTTGGTTTAGCATGTAGTGATGTAACCACAATATGAGGTTGCAGTTCTTGGTATGAACTTAGCATAGCTTCTTTTTCAGGCCTTGGTTGAGcatcaaaaacagttttgtgttGAGAACGTTTAATTTACTCTGTGTTTTATTGGTATGAATGATGTGACTGGGTCCGACATAACAAAAGAGGAAACTGAACATACAAGTGTTGTTGCCAACAGGAACTTATTCCCCTGCAGTGAGAATGGCACAGACTCTTATGTCCGCCTGTATTTGCTCCCTGAGCAAACCTGGAGACACCGCAAGAAGACGCACGTCAAGAAGAGAACAGTTAACCCTGTCTTCAATGAGAAGTAAGCTTACACTACACATCTGTATggaaaaaactgacattttcatcACCTGCTTTTCTGAATATCAGCGTGAAGAAGTTCAGAGGCACAGAAGCTGAGACTGTGTCCGGTACTTGATTCTTTCTGCCAACCCTCTTTTATCACAGGTTTGAATTTGATGTGTCGCTTAATGAAGCCCAAACAAGGAAGTTGGACGTGGCtgtgaaaaataacaagatGTTGTACACACGAGAGAGAAAGGACATTGGCATGGTGGGTAACGCTACTTGTGATAGACTGTAGATTTCATAGTAGTTCAGCAGTGGAAATGCTCCATGCTGTTAGACAGTTGAGTTTGGGTGAGACAAATGCAGCCGCTACATTTCCAACTTTGCTTCATTGTggttcagaaatgtttttatttctaacaCAAGTTACAGTGTCTTGATCACTACAGTTGTTCTGCAGTTTGCAGCTCAGCCCAGATAA
Proteins encoded:
- the esyt3 gene encoding extended synaptotagmin-3 isoform X2, which translates into the protein MASAGQMYPSGPAEGARPGESLTVPGGPEKLNSSAVNRMLMEFLMYFGRAVFVFYPVYLTGYLGLSVSWVLLCMVMITWWKKNRQWKDARIGTAIEFVDNETHVVNKELQSALQMASWVHFPDVEKVDWVNKVLEQAWPFFGMYMEKLLKENIQPAVRLSSPALKTFTFTKIHFGHIPLRITGMKVYTHEVDHREVILDLNISYEGDVDIDTVVKEPITAGVKGLKLKGMLRVILEPLIGEAPLVGGVTFFFIRRPSLEINWTGMTNLLDSPAFSSLSEETIMDIIASLMVLPNRMCVPLIDQVKVDQMRFPLPRGVVRVHLLEARDLVAKDTYMMGLVKGKSDPYATLRVGNRHFKSKTIKENLNPRWNEVYEFVVHEAPGQELELELYDEDTDKDDFIGRYHLDLGEVKRDKQMDQWFPLEGVQNGEVHLKLQWFSLKTDPSLLTETSDGLACAMLALYLDNASNLPLTKRTSGPNSFVEFSIDEEVQKSKVVYASKDPVWEEGFTFFVHNVQTQRLMVQVKEHEKKTPLGVLNLPLTRLLNTSDMTLDQRFLLERSGANSQIKMKAILRILTLEKPPPKIILNPPPQVKQGGPQSNQGGNAPESSAALSSSTVQFSSPTQPADSHNGLRDDYSAHRRGSLAASETSRPAPSTTSNMRRFDSHSLLSENSIASSRFDISEGASYPEAIRKHQGSFGEIHLTVRYATLRNKLIIMVNGCRNLFPCSENGTDSYVRLYLLPEQTWRHRKKTHVKKRTVNPVFNEKFEFDVSLNEAQTRKLDVAVKNNKMLYTRERKDIGMVMIDFSQVDLAKGIAQWFELTLPGLNKSS
- the esyt3 gene encoding extended synaptotagmin-3 isoform X1, giving the protein MASAGQMYPSGPAEGARPGESLTVPGGPEKLNSSAVNRMLMEFLMYFGRAVFVFYPVYLTGYLGLSVSWVLLCMVMITWWKKNRQWKDARIGTAIEFVDNETHVVNKELQSALQMASWVHFPDVEKVDWVNKVLEQAWPFFGMYMEKLLKENIQPAVRLSSPALKTFTFTKIHFGHIPLRITGMKVYTHEVDHREVILDLNISYEGDVDIDTVVKEPITAGVKGLKLKGMLRVILEPLIGEAPLVGGVTFFFIRRPSLEINWTGMTNLLDSPAFSSLSEETIMDIIASLMVLPNRMCVPLIDQVKVDQMRFPLPRGVVRVHLLEARDLVAKDTYMMGLVKGKSDPYATLRVGNRHFKSKTIKENLNPRWNEVYEFVVHEAPGQELELELYDEDTDKDDFIGRYHLDLGEVKRDKQMDQWFPLEGVQNGEVHLKLQWFSLKTDPSLLTETSDGLACAMLALYLDNASNLPKDHSEITEHHKHGKRSKDTRLTKRTSGPNSFVEFSIDEEVQKSKVVYASKDPVWEEGFTFFVHNVQTQRLMVQVKEHEKKTPLGVLNLPLTRLLNTSDMTLDQRFLLERSGANSQIKMKAILRILTLEKPPPKIILNPPPQVKQGGPQSNQGGNAPESSAALSSSTVQFSSPTQPADSHNGLRDDYSAHRRGSLAASETSRPAPSTTSNMRRFDSHSLLSENSIASSRFDISEGASYPEAIRKHQGSFGEIHLTVRYATLRNKLIIMVNGCRNLFPCSENGTDSYVRLYLLPEQTWRHRKKTHVKKRTVNPVFNEKFEFDVSLNEAQTRKLDVAVKNNKMLYTRERKDIGMVMIDFSQVDLAKGIAQWFELTLPGLNKSS